One stretch of Candidatus Nitrosotenuis cloacae DNA includes these proteins:
- a CDS encoding CoA-binding protein, with product MDVDSHTDDQIRKILSLKTVAVVGMSKNEEKAAHYVPKYLLSQGYDVIPVNPTADQILDKKCHASLDDIQEQIDIVDVFRPSDQVLPVIEEAIKKKPKVIWLQEGIHNEEAENLARNAGIQVVYNRCMLAEHQRLF from the coding sequence ATGGATGTGGATTCCCACACAGATGATCAAATTCGCAAGATCTTATCGCTAAAAACCGTCGCTGTAGTTGGCATGTCAAAAAACGAAGAAAAGGCGGCTCATTATGTCCCAAAATACCTCTTGTCGCAAGGCTATGACGTAATACCAGTCAATCCTACTGCCGATCAAATTCTAGATAAAAAATGCCATGCTAGTTTGGATGACATACAAGAACAAATCGACATTGTGGATGTTTTTAGGCCGTCTGATCAGGTCTTGCCAGTAATTGAGGAGGCAATCAAGAAAAAGCCCAAGGTGATCTGGTTGCAGGAAGGAATACACAACGAGGAAGCGGAAAATCTGGCAAGAAATGCAGGAATTCAAGTAGTGTATAATCGATGCATGCTTGCGGAACATCAGCGGTTATTCTAA
- the ychF gene encoding YchF-related putative GTPase, with protein sequence MPIKIGIIGKTNTGKTTFFNSATLSSSEISTYPFTTKKPESATANAVTLCVHPEFNVFDNPKNSRCIDGWRYIPIELIDLPGLIKDAWQGKGLGNQFLSVAAQSDALLHVVDVSGGIDSSGKISEAGAGDPISDFADIEEELIMWYLKILEGNRDKVSKTIHAGTDKIIAIADLYRGIGVNNYHVKSALVAADVEDKELDDIGFQESKKFAAVLRKISKPTLIVANKIDVEGADKNFARLRERYNDTIVVPASADSELSLRRAEQKGLIKYSPGSEQFDIEKPDDLSQKQKGALDFITKEIMGEYMRTGVQFAINVTVFKLLKMNAVYPVADEEKLADKKGNVLPDLILLKDGATVADLAKEIHTSLTKGLLYAKDIRYNLRLPPDYQLRDRDVVSLVSASTTKKQH encoded by the coding sequence GTGCCAATAAAGATAGGAATTATCGGCAAGACTAATACCGGCAAGACTACATTTTTCAATTCTGCCACACTGTCATCCTCTGAAATCTCTACATATCCATTTACTACAAAAAAACCGGAATCTGCAACTGCAAACGCAGTCACACTGTGTGTCCATCCGGAATTTAATGTATTTGATAATCCGAAAAACTCGAGATGTATTGATGGTTGGCGCTATATCCCAATTGAGCTAATTGATCTGCCTGGTTTGATCAAAGACGCGTGGCAGGGAAAAGGACTTGGCAACCAGTTTCTCTCAGTTGCGGCACAGTCTGATGCATTATTGCATGTAGTTGATGTTTCTGGAGGAATCGACTCTTCTGGTAAGATATCTGAGGCTGGAGCAGGTGATCCAATATCTGATTTTGCAGATATTGAGGAAGAACTAATCATGTGGTATTTGAAAATCTTGGAAGGCAATCGTGACAAGGTATCAAAGACGATTCATGCTGGAACTGACAAAATAATTGCAATTGCGGATTTGTATCGAGGAATTGGCGTTAATAATTATCATGTAAAATCGGCACTTGTAGCAGCTGATGTTGAGGACAAGGAGCTAGATGATATCGGATTTCAGGAAAGCAAAAAATTTGCTGCAGTATTGCGTAAAATATCAAAGCCCACGCTAATTGTGGCAAACAAAATCGATGTTGAAGGCGCAGACAAAAACTTTGCAAGGCTACGGGAGCGTTACAATGATACTATAGTGGTTCCTGCAAGTGCGGACAGTGAGCTATCTCTGAGGCGTGCAGAACAAAAGGGCCTCATAAAATACTCGCCTGGCTCTGAGCAGTTTGATATTGAAAAGCCAGATGATCTGTCTCAAAAACAAAAGGGAGCACTTGATTTTATCACGAAAGAGATCATGGGAGAATACATGCGTACTGGTGTGCAGTTTGCAATCAATGTTACCGTATTCAAATTGCTAAAGATGAATGCAGTATACCCAGTTGCAGATGAAGAGAAATTAGCAGACAAAAAGGGTAACGTCTTGCCTGATCTGATCCTACTAAAGGATGGGGCGACAGTTGCTGACTTGGCAAAAGAAATTCACACTAGTCTTACAAAGGGATTGCTCTATGCAAAAGACATTCGATATAACCTGAGATTGCCGCCTGATTATCAATTACGTGACCGCGATGTGGTCTCATTGGTTAGTGCATCCACTACAAAAAAACAACACTAG
- a CDS encoding transcription initiation factor IIB yields the protein MASSQRKCPSCAKNTIQADAVTGEIFCRNCGYVAAEKLEESGPEWRSFSNDESDKSRVGAATSLTMHDMGLSTVIGSADKDATGKPLSASMKNSIERLRTWDSRTQAHTSADRNLRQALNELGKMKDKMGLADAVIEKAAYIYRKAMEKKLVRGRSIHGLIAACLYAACRNTETPRTLDDVAESINIRRKDVARCYRLIYKELDLKMPVADPTKGIARIASVANLSEKTKRKAAEILNKAKIIGMVAGKDPMGLAAAALYLACVSNGEIRSQKDISVAAGVTEVTIRNRCVGLKGLLDK from the coding sequence ATGGCCTCATCACAAAGAAAATGTCCTTCTTGCGCAAAAAACACCATACAGGCAGATGCCGTAACTGGTGAAATCTTTTGCAGAAATTGTGGCTATGTTGCCGCAGAAAAACTAGAAGAGTCAGGTCCAGAATGGAGATCATTTTCTAATGATGAATCAGACAAGAGTCGAGTCGGTGCAGCAACATCATTAACAATGCACGATATGGGACTATCCACAGTAATAGGAAGTGCTGACAAGGATGCAACGGGAAAACCACTTTCAGCATCAATGAAAAACTCCATTGAGCGCCTTAGAACTTGGGATAGTAGAACACAAGCGCATACATCTGCTGATAGAAACCTAAGGCAGGCACTAAACGAGCTTGGCAAAATGAAGGACAAGATGGGTTTGGCGGATGCAGTCATAGAAAAGGCAGCCTACATTTACCGAAAGGCAATGGAAAAAAAGCTAGTCAGGGGAAGATCCATTCATGGATTGATTGCCGCCTGCCTTTATGCGGCATGTAGAAACACCGAAACGCCAAGGACATTGGATGATGTGGCAGAAAGCATCAACATACGACGAAAAGACGTAGCTCGATGCTACAGGCTCATATACAAAGAACTGGACCTAAAGATGCCAGTAGCCGATCCAACCAAAGGAATTGCAAGAATTGCAAGCGTTGCAAATCTCTCTGAGAAGACCAAGCGAAAGGCAGCCGAGATACTAAACAAGGCAAAGATAATCGGAATGGTTGCAGGAAAAGATCCGATGGGCTTGGCAGCTGCCGCACTCTATTTGGCTTGTGTATCCAATGGTGAGATTAGATCGCAAAAAGACATCTCTGTTGCAGCGGGTGTTACCGAAGTCACAATAAGAAACCGATGTGTCGGACTAAAAGGTCTGCTAGATAAATAA
- a CDS encoding sensor histidine kinase, which yields MTIEEQDVRQKMDKLVHIGELTSRITHDMRNPLTVIINYATMVRKNAKNKLDKKSLDQLELIEDEARKMYHQIEDVLNYVKLPPLKLQTHSLHDILKKVIDRTQIGDDVEINLPKTNPMITCDIDKMEIVFVNLITNAIEAMNKSGTISIDSSESKDIITIEIEDSGPGINQENIEKVFEPLFTTKTTGTGLGLASCKNIIDRHRGTISAKNNPTTFIIKLPKN from the coding sequence ATGACAATTGAAGAACAAGACGTACGACAAAAAATGGACAAGCTTGTTCACATTGGTGAGTTGACATCAAGAATCACACATGATATGAGAAATCCGTTAACAGTCATCATTAATTACGCAACCATGGTCAGAAAAAATGCAAAAAATAAGCTGGATAAAAAATCACTAGACCAGCTTGAACTAATTGAAGATGAGGCAAGAAAAATGTATCACCAAATAGAGGACGTTCTCAATTATGTAAAGCTGCCACCACTAAAACTTCAAACTCATTCTCTTCATGACATATTAAAAAAAGTAATAGATAGAACTCAGATTGGCGATGACGTTGAAATCAATTTACCAAAGACTAATCCCATGATAACATGTGACATAGACAAGATGGAAATCGTGTTTGTCAATTTAATTACAAACGCAATTGAGGCAATGAACAAATCAGGTACAATTTCAATTGATTCTTCTGAGAGCAAAGACATCATAACCATTGAGATTGAGGATTCGGGGCCTGGAATAAATCAAGAAAACATTGAAAAAGTTTTTGAGCCGTTATTTACTACCAAAACAACCGGAACTGGACTTGGCTTGGCAAGCTGCAAAAACATCATAGACAGACACCGAGGAACAATATCTGCCAAAAATAATCCGACGACATTTATCATAAAACTACCAAAGAACTAG
- a CDS encoding transcriptional regulator, with protein sequence MEEEPKDVIVLGAIRNGAKKFDKIRSKTGIDPQELNKILEKLEERGLIKVEKKKGFLGGEKTELQITEKGNNEVQQRIHEMEQKWNQMTQLYKLGDKKKLEEFMGNNKSDFAMMMFFGIMNMMMFSMMFSMIGASMGSYVPADQVPPGSENQMSDAESGGGDMGGDGGAGDGGFDIDIGF encoded by the coding sequence ATGGAAGAAGAGCCAAAAGATGTTATTGTTTTGGGCGCAATTAGAAATGGCGCAAAAAAGTTTGATAAAATTAGATCAAAGACGGGAATTGATCCTCAAGAATTAAACAAAATATTAGAAAAATTGGAAGAGCGTGGACTAATCAAAGTTGAGAAAAAGAAGGGATTCTTGGGTGGAGAGAAAACTGAGCTCCAAATAACAGAGAAAGGAAACAACGAAGTGCAACAAAGGATTCATGAAATGGAACAAAAATGGAACCAGATGACACAACTGTACAAACTTGGAGACAAGAAAAAGCTCGAAGAGTTCATGGGCAATAACAAATCAGACTTTGCAATGATGATGTTCTTTGGCATAATGAACATGATGATGTTTTCCATGATGTTTTCCATGATTGGGGCATCAATGGGCAGCTATGTTCCAGCAGATCAGGTTCCACCAGGATCAGAAAATCAAATGTCCGATGCAGAGTCAGGCGGTGGAGACATGGGCGGAGATGGTGGTGCAGGCGATGGTGGATTTGACATCGACATAGGATTTTAA
- a CDS encoding matrixin family metalloprotease, which yields MKYFVITIFLVFIVLSIHVIPTFADDIAKNANTSYKAAAKYFAKGQYKEAITLYDKILKDYPNHSTVLKMKGVAQSNLGQHQKSMSDFYKIYQKNQKDITAMLGLGVGFGNYGEYVEAKKYFDQAYSTYPNNTVAKNYKEYADKVIKKYPYKPTEKPKNWSEKPTQTVFESYTSKVATKVTKDKRYIEYPNPSFDVIKKFLRDYERWNFEQQIKTGSSGFPDPKITLENGTYVLNYKIFVNAQPPGLPLDHVSTLNQSTKFWQDQIFTTPNGNAIIKFSHADSKSDANIWVTWTVRKLGEGVLGHAHIGKGVVEVALGDYNCDGSFQLYDVASVEKIMRHELGHAIGLGHSNNTQSIMYPSMSPNYAYCLLS from the coding sequence ATGAAATATTTCGTTATAACCATTTTCTTGGTGTTTATCGTATTATCTATCCATGTAATACCTACTTTTGCAGACGACATAGCCAAAAATGCAAACACATCATACAAAGCGGCTGCAAAATATTTTGCAAAAGGCCAGTACAAAGAGGCCATCACACTATACGATAAGATCCTCAAGGATTACCCCAACCACAGCACAGTTCTCAAAATGAAAGGCGTTGCGCAAAGTAATCTAGGACAACACCAAAAGTCAATGTCTGATTTTTACAAGATATACCAAAAAAATCAAAAAGACATCACAGCGATGCTCGGTTTAGGTGTAGGATTTGGAAATTATGGCGAGTACGTGGAGGCAAAAAAATACTTTGATCAGGCATATTCTACATATCCAAACAACACGGTGGCAAAAAACTACAAAGAATATGCAGATAAGGTTATCAAAAAATACCCATACAAACCAACAGAAAAGCCAAAGAACTGGAGTGAAAAACCCACGCAAACGGTCTTTGAATCATACACTAGCAAGGTTGCAACCAAAGTCACAAAAGACAAGCGCTACATCGAGTACCCAAATCCAAGTTTTGATGTCATTAAAAAATTCCTAAGAGACTATGAGCGGTGGAATTTTGAGCAGCAAATAAAGACAGGATCATCAGGATTTCCAGATCCCAAAATAACACTGGAAAACGGCACATATGTCCTAAATTACAAGATTTTTGTAAACGCACAGCCACCAGGCTTGCCATTGGATCATGTCAGCACGCTAAACCAATCCACAAAGTTTTGGCAGGACCAGATATTTACCACACCTAATGGAAACGCCATCATCAAATTCTCACATGCTGATTCCAAATCAGATGCAAACATTTGGGTTACATGGACCGTAAGAAAATTAGGCGAGGGAGTCTTGGGTCATGCACACATTGGAAAAGGAGTAGTCGAAGTTGCACTAGGCGACTATAACTGTGATGGAAGTTTCCAATTGTATGATGTTGCGAGTGTAGAGAAGATAATGAGACACGAGTTAGGCCATGCAATAGGCCTTGGGCACTCTAATAACACTCAGAGTATCATGTATCCATCAATGAGTCCAAACTATGCCTATTGCCTGCTCAGCTAG
- a CDS encoding biotin--[acetyl-CoA-carboxylase] ligase → MLYTSDENQGLVKVLQFLKAHRLEHLSGEDLSEVLHISRVAIWKHIKKIQSLGYKIESKQNLGYRLIDTTNLLLPWEITEDLKTKQIGNKVYYFDSVDSTQSFATNIAKNQNEFGAVIIAESQTLGKGRLGRQWVSPKGGIWLSVILQPKFDISKITLIPFAVAIALSNAIEKSLKIKTELKWPNDLTIHGKKVAGIIIDASIESTRIESIVVGVGINFKIKPKEIEHKIKQKGNFYGVETLIKDDKTKPVKLVKTFLEELEGILQELEQDKAQSIITQWTKRSSTIGRQITINSSGTKTTGKAIRLDRDGTLVIKSGTKTSWITSGDISHQN, encoded by the coding sequence TTGCTTTACACATCAGATGAAAACCAAGGACTGGTTAAGGTTTTACAGTTTCTCAAGGCACATCGACTAGAACATCTCTCAGGTGAGGACCTAAGTGAGGTACTACACATCAGTCGGGTCGCAATCTGGAAACATATAAAAAAAATCCAATCACTTGGCTACAAAATAGAATCAAAACAAAATCTAGGATATCGACTAATTGATACAACAAACCTTTTGCTTCCCTGGGAGATAACGGAAGATCTCAAAACAAAACAAATAGGAAATAAGGTATACTATTTTGATTCTGTTGATTCAACACAAAGTTTTGCCACAAATATTGCAAAAAACCAAAACGAGTTTGGGGCAGTCATAATTGCTGAATCACAAACACTTGGCAAGGGTAGACTAGGCAGACAGTGGGTTTCTCCCAAAGGTGGAATATGGCTTTCAGTAATTTTGCAGCCAAAATTTGATATCTCAAAAATAACTCTGATTCCGTTTGCAGTTGCAATTGCACTATCAAACGCAATTGAAAAATCATTAAAAATAAAAACAGAACTAAAGTGGCCAAACGATCTCACAATACACGGAAAAAAAGTTGCGGGAATCATAATTGACGCATCGATTGAATCAACACGGATTGAGAGTATTGTTGTTGGAGTCGGGATTAATTTCAAAATAAAGCCAAAAGAAATTGAACACAAGATAAAACAAAAAGGGAATTTTTATGGAGTAGAGACACTGATCAAAGACGACAAAACAAAACCTGTAAAACTAGTCAAGACATTCCTAGAGGAGCTTGAAGGTATTTTGCAAGAACTGGAACAAGACAAGGCACAGTCAATCATCACACAGTGGACAAAAAGATCATCTACCATCGGAAGACAAATCACGATAAATTCATCAGGCACCAAAACAACAGGCAAGGCCATAAGACTAGATCGAGATGGAACACTGGTCATAAAATCAGGCACAAAGACAAGCTGGATAACGTCTGGGGATATTTCCCACCAGAACTAG
- a CDS encoding TrmB family transcriptional regulator has translation MNHEEIIKHLGLFGLEEIDSKVYMGLLQTGPVSVGSLSVKLDIDRGKTYRALNRLRNMGIVSTTFSNPTLCSAIPPVDALNVILDRKQDEMITMKNLSQKIVEDIDVIVKQTDMQEISSFVIIQGRSNIYSRIGKLLQKATGVVYLVGPPEDFMRMYHTTIPEKIQMIKENGTEVRILTEISNEKELVFINRLEPSEVRLGKLPSKSRMIVEENRQLIMSGALNTSMDLNDENDSVMHTNSAEMVSNMFSLCTLLWAKSKPTAVLVAPKAKKVRSQ, from the coding sequence ATGAACCACGAAGAAATCATCAAACATCTGGGTCTTTTTGGCCTGGAAGAAATCGATTCCAAAGTATACATGGGATTGCTCCAAACTGGACCAGTGTCCGTTGGAAGTCTGTCTGTCAAGTTGGACATAGATAGAGGCAAGACTTACCGCGCTCTGAACCGACTAAGAAACATGGGAATTGTTAGTACAACTTTTTCAAACCCGACGCTTTGCTCTGCAATTCCACCAGTCGATGCACTAAATGTAATCCTGGACAGAAAACAGGATGAAATGATAACCATGAAGAACCTGTCACAAAAAATAGTTGAGGACATTGATGTTATAGTCAAGCAAACTGACATGCAGGAAATATCCTCATTTGTGATAATCCAAGGCAGATCCAATATCTATTCCAGAATTGGCAAATTACTACAAAAGGCAACAGGTGTGGTGTATTTGGTTGGTCCACCTGAGGATTTTATGCGCATGTACCATACTACGATTCCTGAAAAAATCCAAATGATCAAAGAAAATGGCACCGAGGTAAGAATACTGACTGAGATCTCAAATGAGAAAGAATTGGTGTTCATCAACAGATTGGAGCCAAGTGAGGTACGTTTGGGCAAGCTACCATCAAAGAGCAGGATGATTGTGGAGGAGAATAGGCAACTCATCATGTCTGGCGCATTAAACACATCAATGGACCTAAACGATGAGAATGATTCTGTGATGCACACAAACTCGGCCGAAATGGTAAGTAACATGTTCAGTCTTTGTACATTGTTGTGGGCAAAATCCAAACCAACAGCGGTTCTTGTTGCGCCAAAGGCAAAGAAGGTCAGATCACAATGA
- a CDS encoding DUF7508 domain-containing protein produces the protein MADNITWSDWLDYSKEQISKTPQESGVYMMHAAMKILYIGNSDNLRQTILESLNDNCTKDARRFRYSAIINHEEIKTQLLKEYQEKHDGKLPKCMESA, from the coding sequence ATGGCAGATAACATCACGTGGTCTGATTGGCTTGATTACAGCAAAGAGCAAATTTCAAAAACGCCGCAGGAATCTGGAGTATACATGATGCATGCAGCAATGAAGATTCTTTACATCGGGAACTCTGACAATCTAAGACAGACAATCCTAGAGTCACTAAATGATAACTGTACAAAAGATGCGAGACGATTTCGATATTCAGCAATCATAAATCACGAAGAAATCAAAACACAATTGCTAAAGGAGTACCAAGAAAAACACGATGGTAAATTGCCAAAATGTATGGAATCAGCTTAG
- a CDS encoding peptidase, whose amino-acid sequence MKNALVLLVVLTVGMIPSYADVFVPEDEILGYFDSNGVYTVVGAVKNTENYPVSPVLHLSIFENQKESTITQQLPVVFQGKDIPFKIKIPEITDTNVTIESFEVTFEKKSDTLPTQVEVVYDRSLRKHSDGHLSGKIVNKGNLTVYDLKVYATIHGENNSFIDVAKNPEKIDKIEPGQTLEFTMYPDPTLADLVHYYSCFALGDETIVPLNTLRNGERFDFRYDSTASFVVKGFDETGTKLSILGINSFKFPAYVSFEMPKTSDDEKFEVHINDKPVKFIQSIDEQGNWHVAFDVEGTTQNKILISGFKNPAFPQRIVTDVIPQAVVEHEISYLYYVIPVVFAAIVGVFVYRKTRSTTA is encoded by the coding sequence GTGAAAAACGCGCTAGTCTTACTCGTTGTTTTGACTGTTGGCATGATTCCATCTTATGCCGATGTATTCGTACCTGAGGATGAAATTCTTGGATATTTTGATTCTAATGGAGTTTACACTGTAGTCGGCGCTGTAAAAAACACTGAAAATTATCCAGTGTCACCTGTTTTACACTTGAGCATATTTGAGAATCAAAAAGAGTCTACAATCACACAACAACTCCCAGTTGTTTTTCAGGGCAAAGACATTCCATTTAAGATCAAAATTCCGGAGATAACTGATACAAATGTAACAATAGAAAGTTTTGAGGTCACATTTGAAAAAAAATCTGATACACTACCAACACAAGTAGAAGTCGTTTATGACCGATCCTTGAGAAAACACTCCGATGGCCATCTCTCTGGTAAAATAGTAAACAAGGGCAATCTCACCGTATATGATCTTAAGGTGTATGCTACTATTCATGGAGAAAACAATTCCTTTATTGATGTTGCAAAAAACCCTGAAAAAATAGACAAAATAGAGCCCGGACAAACACTAGAGTTTACAATGTATCCTGATCCAACTTTGGCTGATCTGGTTCATTATTATAGCTGCTTTGCACTCGGTGATGAAACAATCGTACCACTAAACACACTCAGAAATGGCGAACGATTTGATTTTCGATATGACTCCACAGCGTCATTTGTGGTCAAAGGCTTTGATGAAACAGGAACGAAACTCTCGATTCTTGGGATAAACTCGTTCAAGTTTCCAGCATATGTGAGTTTTGAGATGCCTAAAACATCTGATGATGAGAAATTCGAAGTACACATCAACGATAAGCCTGTAAAGTTCATCCAAAGCATTGATGAGCAAGGAAACTGGCATGTGGCATTTGATGTGGAGGGGACAACCCAAAACAAGATCCTCATTAGTGGGTTCAAGAATCCTGCCTTCCCACAACGTATAGTTACAGATGTAATACCTCAGGCCGTGGTAGAACATGAAATTTCATATCTTTATTATGTCATTCCGGTTGTTTTTGCTGCAATAGTTGGTGTGTTTGTTTATCGCAAAACCAGATCCACTACGGCCTAG